The nucleotide sequence cgagccaatcctcaggcctccaccacctgagtagctgggactgcaggtgtgccaccatgtcctgctaacgttttatttttatttttttattttttgtagagacaggatctcgttatgtggccaaagcgggtctcaaactcctggtctcaagcaatccttgtgtcagcctcctaaagtgctgagattatagacatgagccatggcacgcagctgatttattagtttattttctcagaactctatgcaacctgattcttaatacataaggaaagagaagccagtcaaaagtggaagtagttgcacacaatgaaagtgtcatttggcacttagacaagagaggcggattataaaaatgaaagatctacatgtcgcaattggctgtgggcttggactccagcactttttatttttatttttttaggagatagtgtctcactctcttactcaagctggagtgcagtgatataatcatagctcactgttatctcaaactcctgagttcaagtgatcctcctgcctcgacctcccaagtacctgggactacagatgtgccatcgctccaggtaattttttttttttttttgaatttttgtagagacgaggtctccctgtgttgcccaggctagtctcaaacatgtgacctcaagcaatcgttcccccttggcctctaaagcactggggttataggtgtgagtcactgtacccggccaagaaaccaaccccacctgttttctatataaagtttagcatctagatacgaggcaaaataagttttcaagatcaaggagtctgaagggaagctgctgggaggggaatgggctcaaggcagcgttttctggtctacagttttgcttattcttggactttccaaagtcctgaaagaagcagaaggaaagtgagaagagaggaagaggcaggaggaaaggaggagggctgcacctctgcggttgcagattagcccaagccggctcagtggctgggaaggaagggaggaaacccccaaggccgaaggtggagtcagagtcctgggtccagcagagactggacaggaggagggtgccgggagccaaagaccttcctgctagcactgcaacctcttaaactgcttaggcttttatctaaatttgatatgtccgcattttgtagacctccaaaccaagtcactcagggtaacccagacaggaaggggaggatgataggagaaggtgccccacctgatgatgcccttctggcttttatccattcctgggaatgactctttctccaactcgggggatacccctatgggagaatacagtggcgtggaccagcagtggagaattccaagtccaaaaaacgattggcattttcaaggaaagtaagaaatcatcctgcatatatgaaatattgggaaaaaggttgttactaataattctcaagcgaccactctggtgagactgggtttctctggggttgtgtggagcagggtgtgtgtaccgtgtgagcacatcccacccttcagactccttcagctcctgtctactgtagcagtcagagggcaactcctgtcctcatctcctctgagtgacccactcactcattcactcactcattcattcactcgttaactcattcactcactcactcattcactcattcactccttcactcgctcactcactcattcactcacccttttactcacttgctcattcatttactcattcactcactcattcactgacccattcactcactcactcactcattcactcacccattcattcactcattcattccctcattcactcactcagtcattccctaactcaccctttcactcactcacccattcactcattcactcactcattcactcacttattcactcactcactcatttcctcattcattcactcaatcattcactcactcaaatcattcactcattcactcactcattcacctcttcactcactcattcactcatcctttactcacacactcactcatttattgactcattcactcactcacttgttcattcactcactcaattcttcactccctcattcacttgttcgctcactgactcattcactcactctttccctcacccattcactcactcacccactcatctgttcactcactcattcacccactcacccattcactaagtcactcattcattcactcactcactcattcattcactcactcactcactcatcactcatttattccctcggtcactcactcattcactcacttattcacttgcttattcactcactcattcactaagacgctcattcattcacttactcacttattcactcacccattcactcactcactcattcactcattgactcccttggcaattcattcactcactcacggtcactcattcagtcatttacccactcactcactcatttctccttccctcatccactcactcactcattcactgactgacactcactcacccattcactcatttactcactcatttactccttcactcactcactcactcactcactcactcactcactccctccctccttcattcattcattcagcagcacccatgacaggttcactctgtcctgggctctgctgttgccctgggactgcagcagggaatagtcaaagatctctgaatccacggcattcagagttcagccaggggacctttcgagaagcccagcagataggtgaaatgccccatgtgtgacactgacgaggatgttttaagagcagcagggagggaacaggagtgtgcatggagcccaaaatttctaagagggtgatctggggaggcctcaccgtgcaggagaccttgcaggacagacctgtggaaagtgggcagagtcggtagggagaggagggcctgggttgaggaaagagcaggctaggcctgaggttgtcgggtgcctgcatgggcctctgggcagcaccaggatctgaaaggaccagaggacaggccagtgtggcttgtgtggggtctgtgactccgagtcagcagagaagatgcctgaattacatcctgataggtgcaccctgactttgaagctgaggacacccgagacatggaggtggggtggaggttggggcagagcaggggatgaggagggagcctgttccggtccaggtcaaaggtggtggcctggccctagtggctccagatgcaatgaagagccaatggggactttcctgagggacttagatgccagggtggaagagcactgcaaggcttcagcctgagcccctgggaggatggagtcaccaggagctgaggtaaggaagactgagcgatggggggttgtgtggggggtgcagaggcctgagctcagtttggcccctgcagatttgagatgcccactccatgcacaggccgagacagcagagaaggggaagagactgcagctcaggtagccctgggatgtgcagccccacatgctggggcactgggtcatggtgtcctcatggctgggagctgcttccctcctgggatgccagaactcctttagggcacatcggcaactcctgcgctcaccactgaggggaagtgggaagggcagctgtccctatgcatgttctccttcaccttgtcctaggcaggtcccaggcagcaccaccctcccaagtggctccccttggccgctgtctctagtgttcacagccagaccctagaagagggctggactcagcggctcacttctgatgaatagaaccaggcaaaagagatggtggtctctcctgagattggattgggaggagctgaggttctgtccactggaactctccccctggctcttggtaggtgctagttctggcaaagccagtcacccgcccagggcagagggcaacctgaagctgatgccacagagagactggggccttcagtccaacagcctgcaagcaacagaatcctgccagcaacacagaagtgagcatggaagcagctcctcccctgatgagcctgagccttcagaagacacagcagccctaggcagacacctgctgcagccctggagagcccctggggcagagggcccagtgaagcctgcctgaactcctggcccaaggagtaatcattcctggggtataagtgtgtgctggtgtgggcctttggagtaatctgtcaagggacaataaagaacaagcacacacctcaggtcctactgggtggaagctgtacagtcagcacggcatgtaatatcttcctcttgaattagaagattcattgctaaggccaaagttaaaaaaaaaaattaaaaacctctagttgtagcaacattgaaatacatgactttcaaaaaaaaaaaaaaagccatagctattcttttccatcttacaggtatatattaatatatgttaattccctgactgactgagcaaggggccaaactcataagaacagatgtgtgaggaccgtcagtgaccaccctgaccccagcccttatacacagacaaacttttgaacataatccgtaaccttgggggtcttgacactctaaattttattgtttttcattagctatttctattccctaaacaatacctgttcatcgcagagaaaaatggcattgcctatactaagcaaaagaaaggaaataaaatgctcagaaacatttacagatgtatgcagactcacacacacacacacacacacacgcacgcactcacacacaggctcgcactgcgtctaggcctgccttttcacttatttgtatgtcctgaacatatttccatgtcagtagacacatatctttgtagcggtaacagcaactaaatattattgcagcgcatatttttaccatcatttatttaactcaccatgtttgaactgttaggttgtatctatcattttctgtattacagacaatttgatgacaaatgaccaatcccctaatgttcaatataaaaatatcaattgtataaggagataacgggtatttggctaaaataaaattcagtgtggcccaccttctccacatgtaacatgctctaaaaaggcatgaataattaaattagcccttctattctccagcacagatcctgagcccagctgtgggtgcaggtgcttagagcctcggtctcctcttctgcccgccagaaggcaaaggccactcaactgccaccttaagacagccaggattcgcctctcccttttaattaatagaataatgctcaggttcactgcatgagagcagcgctctctgactttgcattcatcaggataacctaggtggtttgtttaaaactacacatttcctggctgagctcccagaaactggacttcagtggtttaatgggggtgtgcataggacaggtgattctgaggaccacgaggggttaggaatttcgccgttaattctggccaagggagagattagactatccagcattgtctgcagcatatattttttttcctcttttgcaatgaatatttgatgctcagcgggatgagccccaggatgaggcacacatccaagaaaaatccatgcctctccatcttttccccaggattgccctttggtgagactctcctttgcgattgcttcactttcccgggttcatagaacaaacctcttcttagtctcttttgttgtttcctatctgttcaacaaacacccactgcgcaggaccatcctccggaaagccctcgagtgtggccgtttgggagcccttcttcgtggggtgagcactgaaggaaccgggatcccataagcccgtgcttttgtaggggctgctccctgtcccatcgcaggtaactggcaccaggctgttaagctgtggatgggcaactggcacagcgctttggatgtgcgtatttcagcacgtggagttggccggtgaagtcagccgaggtcggcacagcgtacagcagcgcgcctgtccatagggaggaagggtcgtcccgcctccccgccaggtcagtcccgttgcgcctcctcctatcccactctgactttcgcgcgcccatgcgtctctgagtgtagcgccccgatactctcccccaccccaaggattcttctccctacgggacgagctgggggcccgggagcgccacagaccccgtggacccgggaaatcgcagcttcgtcatagctaagctcgccgcgctcagcttttcccaccacctggaggatccactctccgtgcgtccttcccgacctcaggctgcagagaaaacgtgggggcggggatcgaggaagccgcgcgcagaggctcctagcgcagccccaggaggaatcctgccgccaccaagaagctgtgcgcgcggccgggctcggcgctgacaacagccggatctaccgggcctgccgcgagcctccgcgtccaggtggggtctccgcgccccaattccaccccgccccgccatcggcgctccccgcaagtgcggggtttccaccggccccggcgttcgcgcccactcacggtctcccttgccccccccctcccgccccgggagatgctcccggcgttctattccgccctgccttgacccgcccagcgaacgatgtgaccccgcccccttgcggtctcccctcccccggtcgctgcccctgcccccacctgtggcgctccgggcatctctaaaggccccaaccagagtcctccaacccacccgcaagggtagcgcaccggcaacgcggccccacccccagggactccgcccacttgtggtgttacccccgcctccgcgacctcacccaccgctagcgcggcagccacctacgacgacccccgcgtagtAGGTCCTCCCGCCCACACCcggccccggccagcccctgcccctttctctgcccctttccctgcccctgcccctgcccctagccgcgccccacccccgcagcccctcctgtgcgcttgggccccgcccgtcaaggccctttgacgctagggccgggcgggggcgcgggcggggcagcgtttccgagtcgggcgcacgcgggcagggtctccattgcctgctgcgcacccggactagcggctgccctcggcctcctcgccttggacgcggaagactcccgggcccccaagggctccttgcggaagttcctggagcacttctccggggccggcaaggccatcggcgtggtgaccagcgggggacatgctcaaggtgcgcgcccccctccgggcggcgagggagggacggacggagaaggggagaagagggagaaggggagaacagggcgaaggggatgggggaaccgggcagaagagggggaagcgatgggaggacccggggaaaggtggggaagcgatgggaagaactggggagaagcgcggggaagcgatgggaagaactggggagaagcccgtgcccgggagcggcaggggtacctgcggggcggcgggagccggcaaggcagccccggggtccatgccgggtggggcggaggaggaaggaacatggcgataggaacctccattcggaaaatagtgagctttccaccctctccggtttatgttttaaattgagcctggtagagggggtcgcctggagcaccttccggggtcgttctgcctctgagctgtaggatggggccgggcttcccctccgaatcctgggtacagcgcgatcacttcttaagttgcccccgccccccaactccgccccacgccaccccccagcttgtggaggaagaaacggccggatctcggcgggcctcctgtcgcctcgggccccccgcggcgtgggcggggtcccggctgctgcaatgcgggaaaAGGCAGGGGTGCTGTGGGTTCCCGCCTAGCGTCTCCGAGGCAgtccggcagcccctcgcgtttccgttggaagattttaaaaaagggtttcctgcgctcgcatgtgctgtcgccttccggctcgtgacaaaaccgaaaactaaaatgggtcccaggccctccccgccagcctccgcggaagggaaggagcaggaatcggggactccgggacgtcagtggcgctgcagcgcgggctctgggcttcccctgtcctgtaatgtggaaagggctctccaggaggggccgagcctgggcccacgacgcaggcgctccgggaggacatttaacattgaagagcgagaggtggtggagactgcgctccccaggccccgggtgcacgtaggggcaccggtgcccaggttcaggagggtgaggccttcttggccaggtagccctgttaaatctatctgaaaatcacagataactaagtatcaagtcgtcacagatcattttagtatcctgaatgagatggctacggaaaacatgaaaacgtcgttactggttacgtgcatgatgcatccaaaacattgttacctgcacagtggcagcactgatatttgtgggcttttgaacgtgtggactggagtgttaagagcccttcagagttatgacagtagtttgatttgaatgttcttttcttggcgaataaatgctgtacattgaatttacccaggaaactaggaaggtgaacccacacgaaggacacaggcctgtgggctgctccaggcgcccttagggcgttgcagggcctgagccatgcgcttcctgctcagcctcctgagagccgtgacggcgtctctgttctgcctcacactggacccgctagtttcatattcttgttatggttccgaggctacaagcggttggattctgtgagacactctctgtcttcctcctccggctgctttcaaatgggtcgtctttttttagaactgattttttaagcagtgattgatggggtgagttgtagtgctgtcctgaactgcagagggagcgcattgaggaacctgggttttgatgctgtgcacatcagcagagtcaccagcccagggccctgtcagtcccattattaagctcatttcttgctcttgtcatcgttactcagacgccttaaaaaaaaaagcaaactcctgcttaccgtcactggctgagtttggcaaatgggtgtttaccctggaaagaggggcattttgtcctctggaacgtctaaggcgccctttggtgaggtggtctgtttctgaccactctatcccgtgggcgtccttcctacttccaccttccctttccgaacgcctccgcctccagggctttaactttccttctgtgtgtgtgccacacagaggttatgactgttgtgccagtgccctgttttttctctttctttctttctttctttctttctttctttctttctttctttctttctttcttttcttttcttttcttttttctttctttctttctttctctctctttctttctctctctctctctttcttttctttctttctttctttctttctttcttcctttctttctttctttctttctttctttctttctttcttttttcttttcttttttctttctttctttctttctctctctttctttctctctctctctctttcttttcttttctttctttctttctttctttctttctttctttctttctttctttctttctttctttctttcctttctttcttctttctttctgctgagggcccaaaacttgctgcatctcaaaagaagcatttgcatccatttgttcgcgatgagcataaactgctctttaagggagactaattggtaaacccggctgctgtgtgtagaaagacagaggtggccgcggaagcagggctctgcctcttggaagcctgcacaaccgtcctgctttctttcttcaatatccgcggggggggggggtggggtggttaattttaataagccctggaaaccaacaaagcaggaaagtgctaagacattgaggtgtgagatttaaaatgacaaccagcagcctctcattcttccttcactgaggaaggaaggaaccagttgcctcttcgttttggggctgcagggtatgtttggcagcgacactggccctttgtgctgtgtgactcatgaattgagatagttctttactaagtgttttgtgcagtaggtatgaaaatggggaaagagggagcactgtccggggtggagaggcgtggagagacgctgtgatacatagcgagtccttttcttctgggctcctggttttcaatctttttcttctttttttcctaacagcttgaaagatgatttttgtgtcttaattaaaagattgaagactgtgggtcagacccaaactaattccatcggcatcagagaaaaggattctttacatatttatctataggcacaattaatttttttattttttgctgaattatctggttagtcaaatcatacattagagaagtaatattaaaaattaaaaaataaaaaatgtatctgtaaacatatcccccttccattccagtctttgtctctgtgtaattttagaaccttgggccatgatgtacatagagtttatattcttttaatatcttgctacttcattgttttcatgtttaatctttgggttgatgtatcacaggttacttgaccgtttcttacaggtgtttgttttagtttttttttccccttaacgctaatgtaaatttgagtgtttggatggtagttttagcagaatttaaggcagagtctcagttagggtgatggatcgatttatagtccctaatttgaggagggaggtggcaatatgccctttcttctaaaattgatatgttaaatcacaatggacatttacatgattttgagcacttgggactcccctggggttcactggtattgcaaggtcagggctggggatcttctgctggagaggcccccagcgtgcccagcgcagggtcctgagtgtgttgctgcaggacaagctctgggctttgccctgcagtggccgtcgctctgggaagagctggctgctccaggaatgaggcctatgctctgaagctcacagtcagcagaccagcaaaggtcagcgcagatgaccttatatgaatcattcatttaacaagcattcatggaatacacattccatgcagttggaacttagagtggaaggccatcagttcactgttgtctcagcagaactttgtccctgggtccctgttgaacttagagtggaaggccatctgctcactattgtctgagcagagcttggtccctgggtccctgttgaacttagagtggaaggccatcaactcactgttgtctgagcagagcttggtccctgggtccctattgaacttagagtggaaggccatcagctcactgttgtctgagcagagcttggtctctggctccctgttgtagcctccgctcctaggaggtgcacggtgagtgttgggggaccctctccaggcacaattgctgaacaaggacccctcccaagggtgtcagccctaggccctgagctctgaagaggaggaaggcattcctggggccatctccccttctggatactgagctctgcacagagagtaactcttccacattcactgcagtgaagttcatactttagagactggggcctgcattccccagaatttccatggccacaggtggtggctgcaccatgcgactggtgtctatgttccctggaatttccgtggccatagatggtggctgtaccatgtgactggggtctgcattccctggaatttccgtgactgcaggtggtggctgcaccatgcgactggagtctgtgttccccaggatttctgtgaccataggtggtagctgcaccatgcgactggagtctgtgttccccaggatttctgtgactacaggtggtagctgtaccatgtgactgagggtctgcgttcccctgaatttccgtggccataggtggtggctgtaccatgggaatgagggtctctgttctctggaatttccatggccataggtagtggctgtaccatgcgactggggtctgcgttctccagaatttctgtggctgcaggctgtggctgcaccatgcgactggggtatgcattcctcggaatttccgtggccatatatggtggctgtaccatgtgactgagggtctgcattccttggaatttccatggccatagatagtggctgtaccatgtgtctgagggtctgcgttctctggaatttctgtggctgcagatagtggctgtaccatgtgactgagggtctgcattcctggaa is from Macaca mulatta isolate MMU2019108-1 chromosome 15, T2T-MMU8v2.0, whole genome shotgun sequence and encodes:
- the LOC144334884 gene encoding uncharacterized protein LOC144334884 — protein: MGLLEATAPRPTPAAPPVRLGPARQGPLTLGPGGGAGGAAFPSRAHAGRVSIACCAPGLAAALGLLALDAEDSRAPKGSLRKFLEHFSGAGKAIGVVTSGGHAQGPRMTVTSPRAGASSPRMG